The Legionella beliardensis genomic interval GATTTAGGCCAATAAGCCAAGGCCTTTTGAGCTGCATTTGCAGCTAAATCGGCAATATTTTCATATTGGGAACATAATGAAAACTCCCTACACCCTAAGCCAAGAGTAAATTTTTCTGGAGCAGTGTTACGTAATTTAGCCAATTCTGTAACATCCATTGCCAAAGAGGGAAAGTGTAAACCAACAGCGGTGATACCTATATTTTCATTCGACATAATAGACTCTTATTAATGAACCTCCCTGTTGTTCATTATTTAGAATGTGCACTAAAATAATTCCAATATATCAAATATAGACCATATTATATTTATTTAAAGCGGAAAAAGTTGATTTATTCTAGTTGTTTGATGGCTGTTAGTATTTGGCCAGGCTCACTGATTGTAAAATTTGGTATTACTTCTTGATTTTGTATAAAATCATTAGCTCCCCAAGTTACAGCAATGGAAATAATATCAAGTTTATTAGCTACTCTAATGTCTTTATACTCATCCGAAACAAGGAAAGCACGCTGATAATCTTTATTTTTTTTTAAATATTTTTTTATAAAATATGTTTTATTAAAACCCCTATAAGTCGAGATGATTTTTTCAATATGATTGATTTTATTAGCAATTAATATCTTTTGAATATTGTTTTTAGTATTTGAAGAAACAATATATATTAAGAAATTTCTTTTATGTATTTCATTAATTATATCGATAATCCCTGGCACTATTTTTATCAAATAAGGATCTTTAAATAATTGTTTTTTTATTTTTTTAGCGATAATAAAAGTCTCTAATAAATTAAGGCCTAATTTTTTTCTTACTTCGTTGAATGAATTATTTCTCAATTTTTGATAGTCGTTTATAGCAATTATTGGCTTATTATTTTTATTTGCAAACTCATTATAGAGGTGGAAATATTGTTTCATTGTGTCTACTATTGTTCCATCAAAGTCAAAAAAAATGATATTATTTGGGTTAGAATTTTTACTCATCAAGTTACTCAGTCTAAGAATACTTAAGTATCAAAAGTATAGATTATTTAATTTCAGTATCGT includes:
- a CDS encoding HAD hydrolase-like protein, producing the protein MSKNSNPNNIIFFDFDGTIVDTMKQYFHLYNEFANKNNKPIIAINDYQKLRNNSFNEVRKKLGLNLLETFIIAKKIKKQLFKDPYLIKIVPGIIDIINEIHKRNFLIYIVSSNTKNNIQKILIANKINHIEKIISTYRGFNKTYFIKKYLKKNKDYQRAFLVSDEYKDIRVANKLDIISIAVTWGANDFIQNQEVIPNFTISEPGQILTAIKQLE